AAAGCTACAATCAATGGGTTTTAAATTCAACTTAGTACTTGCAGATAGCTTATATGGAGAGAGTGGTAAGAATTTCATATCTGTATTAGATGAACTAAACTTGAACTATATAGTAGCGATTCGGTCAAATCATTATGTAGAAATACTTCCACGACAACATATTCAATATTTAAAGTGGCAGAAGTTTCAAAGGGTATTCTCTGACTTGAGTCGGGAAAATCGATTTATTAGAGAAATTATTCCGGGAAAACGTGGAGAACTTAGATATTGGCAAATTACTACAGATCCAGAAAATTTGCCTGATAACACTACTTGGTATGTGATGAGTAAATATCCAGACATTACGCCAAGAGAAGTTGGAAATTTTTACGGTTTAAGAACTTGGGTCGAGTACGGGTTAAAACAAAGTAAGAATGAATTAGGTTGGTCAGATTTTCGCCTGACTCACTACCCAGATATTGAGCGATGGTGGGAAATTATTTGCAGTGCTTATTTAATGGTTAGTCTGCATTCGGAGCAACTGTTTCAGTCTCCATCACAACGAGAGTCAAAATTTGTTTCACATCCTTGGTGGGATAATGGAAATGGCTGGAAGAACATTCTTAACAATCTTCGTTTGATTATTCAACCTTTTACTTTATTTAATCTGATATATCCCTGGTTAACGGTTTTTCCTATTCCTCAATTAGCTTTGGGTTTTTTTAAACTTCAATCTATTATTTATAGCCTCACCAGTTCAATTTTTATATCCCTGATTCACCCTGATTTCTACTTTTCCTCTGCCTAGAGTGACAAAAGAGGGATAGTTTTAGTAGGATTTGAGCATGAGGTTTTAAGTCTGCTTCTAACCAATCTATTAAGTTAGCTGCACAGTTCAGCATTCGGTCAGCTTGCTGCCATTTTCTGGTAAGAAAATCAATAGATGCTTTCGACCAAGGTAAAGAGGTGCAGTGAGGTTGGTGGTAATAATCGTCTGCGTATTCGTCCAACCAAAGGTTTTTAGTTTCATGGTCTAGCAGTTTTAAAGTTAAAGGCAGAAACTTTAAAGGATTATCTAAGTTATGACACTGCCGTTTTAGTTTTTTGTAGTCAATTTTGTCTGGGTGGTCGATGTTACTGTACGTAATTTCGTAAATTGCAAATTCACTATCAAACCAATCGCTACCTTCTGGGTCTATGTCATCAAGCCAACAGCGACCATTATGGCTAAAAGGTAAAAGTAGTTGCCAACCGTCTTTAAGATGTTCAATTTCTCCATCCATTGTCCAATCAATACCCATTGGTGTAATAGGAATACTGTGCAATCTTTGTTCGTAGGCTGTTTCTATAGTCCAGTCGGATAAGGGAAACAAATGAGCGTAAATCAGTACAATGAATTCCAGTTCTCTGGGACTATGGCAATCTATATCTGTAGGTGAATAAATAGTGGCTTGACTCGCTTTCCATTCGTTAGGGAAGTAGTGCTGATAAAGTCCTAATAAGGAGTAGATATTGAGTTGGGTTTCCAGATATTCAAGTGATTTAGTAGCATCTAAGGTAAATTGATACTGACTAAGGCTGTAAATTGCCTCTGCCATACTGAGGGGTACAAGGTGAGACATCTTTTAGTGCGACTTGTCATTTATTGGGGTCGGAATTGAACAACACAGAGACAGCGTTAGGGTGTGGGGTGGACTTCAGTCAAAATGCAAACTGCTGTAATTCGGACAATAATTTATCCCTCAAGTCAATTTCCAACCCCTTTTGTTAGCAGTCAAAAACCTTCAAGGATAACGCTAGATGTGGGAATGCTGGCTTTCAGGAATTTTAGGGTTTGGTTGATTGAGTGAGAAAATTTTGTCCCTGATGCGATCGCCTCTTCAATCTGGATTGATAGCTGTTCTGCATTTTGCCAGTCAATTCCCGTGACGACCTGACGTTGACGCATTTGGTAGCACATTTGGACTGCGGGGTTGATTTCTTCAGGAGCCACTATCAGGAAATCTAGACAAGAAGCACCTTTTTTACCGGGCTTCTTGATGATGTGAATGGGTTCTCCTGGTTGACGCTCAATGTCTGCGTTTGCCAGTTCAGCGCACAGAGGAGTGAAAGCATCCCGTAGTAATTGGTCGTCAACCGCGATCGCCTCCGGAATCCAGTGTTGTTGACCTTCGTAGATAACAAGTAATTTGTTGCTATTTGTAGTATTCATGGCATTTAAAACAGTGAAATCTGCGTAGTATTGCTAGCTGGCTTAGTAGTATCTGAGCTAGTAGTTTGAGTACGAATTGGAGTCTGGGGAATGTGTGCCTTATTAATTTTGGCACCTTGAGTCTGGACTAGATTCCGGCGAATTTGACGGTTAGGAAAATCAGCTTTCAGTTCGTCTAGTAGTTGAACAATTGCAGGTGGTAAATCACCTAGTTCTTCTTGATTGAGCATGGTAACTACAGGGAAATCACCGTGACTACTGGCAGCAATCATTACAGGTCTATCTCCTGCTTGTTGTTTAGGTAGTAGAGTGATAACGATTTGAACTTTGCATTGCTCGAAAATAAATGGCTCTAGTTGATTTACCCTGTTGGTAGCAAATGTTTCTATCTCATCACCCTCTAACTGATGAGAATAGATTTCATCGTCGGTGTAGTTATTTTCATCACTTACTGGTTCTAAAAGTTGCAAGAAGTTAGGTTTACCTGCACGCAAGCGTTCCCTGTCAAATAGCAATCCTAAAGCTTGGAATTGTTCTTCAGCAGTAGTTTTTCCCTGTGGTTCCCAAATGTAAGATTTTAAGGTTTCAGGTGTAACAGTGAGATTGGCTTTGACAATGGCCTGTTCTGGTGTTAGCCATTTTTTGGTCATAACTTTTTGGGCTTTGTTAATGGTGTGCAAGCGGTTGTGGCGGTAGCCAAAAGCAAAAACTGTTTTTGAGAGTCGAGTACTGCTAGACTAAAAACGTATCCCGTTTGCTTTTCTTCAGGAGCCATGTCTACGGTAATTACCCAATCCCTGACCCTGGAGGAGTTTCTCAAACTACCAGAAACAAAGCCTGCCAGCGAATATATTAATGGTGAGATTATTCAGAAACCAATGCCAAAAGGGAAGCATAGCCGATTACAGTTAAGGCTGTGCAACAGTATCAACGATGTTGCCGAAAGCCTGCATATTGCTTATGCCTTTCCAGAACTGCGCTGTAGTTTTGGTATTCGCTCAGTAGTACCTGATGTAGCGGTTTTTAACTGGTCGCGTATTCCCTTTGCTGCTGATGGGGAAGCACCCAATGATTTTCTGCTTCCTCCAGACTGGACAATTGAAATTCTTTCTCCCGAACAAAGTTCAAATCGAGTCACAGGTAATATTCTTTATTGCTTAGATCATGGTTGCCAATTAGGTTGGTTGATAGATCCAGAAGATCGTTCTATTTTAGTCTTCCGTCCAAATCAACAACCAGAACTTTTGCAGGGTGATGAGCGTTTGCCAGTGTTACCCGGGATAGACTTAGAATTAAGTGTTGCTCAGGTGTTTGGTTGGCTAAAAATGAGCAGTTAGAGAAGCACATGAAACACTATTTCTTTTAGGAAATAGCCTTAATCCAGTTATGTTACAACATATTTAGTTTTTATAGTCCCAATCTACTTACAGCTATTTTTAGGTCAATCAATCACATTTTTTAATTGCACACAAAGGCGGAAAGAAGAATATAAGAGTTTGATTTAAGAACATGAAAACTGTTGTAAGTTGCAAACAAGATTTATAATTAGCAGCCAACAAAACAGTGAAATTGCTACTGTTGGCTGCTCAATTAGTTAAAACTATTGCTAAGTTAAAAGCGCGTCTTTGAAGTCGTGGATTGCCGTTGCTGTTAAAGCATAGATAACTCGGCGCTTACGCTCGATATGAGTGCCATCTACAGGAATACCTTTTTTCCAAGCAGTAATAATAGCTTTCTTATCTGCTGAGTAAACAGTCTTTTCTCTGCGGTATTTAGGAGGCAATTGTTCTGCATCTATCAGCACCTCACAACTTGGTGGATTTTCTTTAATTGTGATGCGGAGTGAATTACCGATCATTTGTTCAGGTAAAATTCCGGTAGCGGTTTGTTGTAAAATTGTTTCATCTAATTTTTGTCGCCAGCGTTCTAGTCTTAATAGTGCTGATTGATGTACAGCTTTTAGATGTTCTAGCCGTTGCTTAATAGCCGCTATTTCAGCATCCAGTTGCAATGCTAGTTCTGCTTGGATATCAATAACTTCTTCTTGAACTTCCTGAGTTTCCCAAATAGCGGTAATAATAGCAGCTTCCTCTTCAGGAGTCTGGCAATTAGTCAACTGTTCCCAGAGATGAGCAGCAGTTTGGGAAAGTCCTGCTAAGGATTGTTGAGCGAGTACTAAATTCATAACTACCACTCCTGACAAACTTGGTAGTATTCATATTCAACCTCAATTTGTTCTAAAATAGCTATAGTGCCTGAATCTAAATTAGTATTGTCATATAAATGTGAAGTGACCTTTTGTGTAAGTTGAGGATTTTTACAAGCAGTAGTAGTTGAGTTAGGTGATGTTGAAGTTGTTTTCAATGTTTGCATAAACTTTGCTTGCTTAACGCCAGAAACAATGGCGCGATAGCGCGTCTGGTAAGCGCAGCAACTTTCTCTGGCAATAGCTAGGATTTCAAATCCTGACACAATTATCCTAAAAATTCCAATTTATTAGTCGTTTTGTTCTTTGCATTGCCTCAGTTGAATCTGGTTTAATTGCCAATGCTTTAGCATAAGCAATACTAGCTTCTTGCTATTGATTTAATTATTAAACACAAGCAACCTGATAACTACTAATGTCTACTGGCTATTATCCGGTTATCCTTTATCCACCGTTAGCAAGGCGGTTTGCTAACAGCGATCAAAAAATGGGGTATTTAAAAGCATTGTTTCAAGGATACATTGCATTACCAGATGGAAATGGTACAGCCAAGCAAGGCGTGAGTGAAAAGGAGTTTTTTCGCTATTTACTGTGTGCGTTTCCAGGAAATCTTATCTGTCAAGCTGTTGAATTTGAAATTCCTGGTTCACCCCGACGCTATTCAGCCGATTTTATCCTTTACCATCAATCTTCTGGATTAGCTCTCGATATTGAGATTGATGAACCTTATACTGGAGACACAGGTAAACCTCACCACTGTATTGATGTTGATGACGATAAAATCCGTAACCGTTTTTTCTTGCAACGCAATTGGTGTGTGGTGAGATTTGCAGAAGTTCAGGTGGTACGTCATCCTTGGAGTTGCTGTAAGGCGATCGCTCAAATCATCGCTCGGTTGACTGGAGATGATAGTGTATTCATATTATTGCAAAGATTGGCTGATGTTCCTTTACAAAAACAGTGGACAAAGCGTGAGGCTAGGCTGATGGCTAAGAACAATTATCGCCAGTCTTATCTGCAAAAAATGGTAAATTCAACCTAAAAATAGTAACTTCAATACTCATCTTTTACCCAATAGAGAAAAGCCCGCCCCTACAAAATATTCTGTCAATTCCCAGATCAAATAAAATTGAAATTTTAATACAAAAGCTAACTCTGGTGACTATTATTCAAGTTCCCAACTTTGCGGCTGTGGTATTCGACTTTGCTTGGGTTGCTGTTTGTTCAGGGTTAGCATCCCATTCCAGCCTGCTTCACCGGGAGAAACTTTTTTGGCTTGAGGTAGTTCAGCTAGTATCTCAGCTATCAAGTCCTCAACTTTCTCATTATCTTTAAAAGCAATGACCACTGTATCGATCGCTTGCAAAAGTTCTAGAGGTAATTGCTCGCTATCGTCTACACTCCAATACAATGTAGGTTTGCGCTTTTCTTTATCAAAAGTTGATTCTAAGGCAATGACAGAGAGAACTTCAATCGGGTCACTTAGTAGCACTGCTCTTTTGACTGTGGTATCTGTAGCAATCCAAAAACTACCATTTTTTGTGCGTTCAGAGTTAACGGAAATAACGGTGAAGTTACCTGCTGGTTCTAACTGCTTGGCAAGCGTTGGAAGATCATCGAGCGTGCGTTCCACAAATATTGCTTGACCTGCAAGACTTGCATAGAGCCAACCCTTTTCATACAGTTCTGCAAGCAGAGAATTGGGTAAATTGTACTGCTGGCTTAGGTTTAGGCGTATTTGCTCCCAGTTTGCTGGTTCTGGTATGGGTAAGGAATTGGTCACAGAAACAGAGAACGCAGTATTTTCAACTTGCTCTATTAGCTTCTTTGTGCATTTGTCATCCTTTTTTGGCGCTGCTATTGTGGGATTTTCAACAGCTTGGTCTATCAGTTTTTGAATGCGTTGATCATCCCGCTTGGGACTGTAGTTTACACCGCGATGCTTTTGTAAACCAGGAAAGGTATATGCTTTACCGAGATGTGTACCACTAAAAGCTACACCGTCAAGTTGGTAACTTATGCCTTTGACTTTGCCTGTGCGAGTATAACCGACGCGGACATTAATACCTTGTTGTTGCGATCGCTCTATTAACTCTGACATAGTGGGATGGTCGTGTGTTGCTTGGTCGAGCGATCGCTGGAGTCTCACTCTAACGCTTTCCTCTCCAGTTCTGGCAAGTTGCCTACGTTCGCCAGTAGTTGGACTGTGCTTATCTTTTTCCCAACTTGGTTGCACCGATTGTAAATTGTATTCCTGCTCCAACTTGCGAATTACCGCTTCACTTCTGCGATAATCCCAGCTATCAGAAACTGTAGTGCCATCTAAGCGAATGCGACTGGCAACAATATGTATATGGTCATGTTCTCGATCAATATGACGCACTACTGTATATTGATTCATGTCAAAACACATTGCTTGCAAATATTTTTGGGTAATTTCATGCCAAGTTTCATCATCCAAACTCTCTTGGTGAGGCAAGCTGAGGGAAGCATGATAAACAGCCCTACTAACTTTTGGGTTTAGTTGTCTAGAGAACCGGAACTCAGCCGCCAGTTCTCGTGGGTTGTTTCCTTCCATGTTCCCACCAATTTGTTTAGCTCCTTCTTTACCAAAGAGATAGTTTAATAGCCCTCGAAAACTTTTGCCTTTAACCCTCTTTTGTCACTCTAGGCAGAGGAAAAGTAGAAATCAGGGTGAATCAGGGATATAAAAATTGAACTGGTGAGGCTATAAATAATAGATTGAAGTTTAAAAAAACCCAAAGCTAATTGAGGAATAGGAAAAACCGTTAACCAGGGATATATCAGATTAAATAAAGTAAAAGGTTGAATAATCAAACGAAGATTGTTAAGAATGTTCTTCCAGCCATTTCCATTATCCCACCAAGGATGTGAAACAAATTTTGACTCTCGTTGTGATGGAGACTGAAACAGTTGCTCCGAATGCAGACTAACCATTAAATAAGCACTGCAAATAATTTCCCACCATCGCTCAATATCTGGGTAGTGAGTCAGGCGAAAATCTGACCAACCTAATTCATTCTTACTTTGTTTTAACCCGTACTCGACCCAAGTTCTTAAACCGTAAAAATTTCCAACTTCTCTTGGCGTAATGTCTGGATATTTACTCATCACATACCAAGTAGTGTTATCAGGCAAATTTTCTGGATCTGTAGTAATTTGCCAATATCTAAGTTCTCCACGTTTTCCCGGAATAATTTCTCTAATAAATCGATTTTCCCGACTCAAGTCAGAGAATACCCTTTGAAACTTCTGCCACTTTAAATATTGAATATGTTGTCGTGGAAGTATTTCTACATAATGATTTGACCGAATCGCTACTATATAGTTCAAGTTTAGTTCATCTAATACAGATATGAAATTCTTACCACTCTCTCCATATAAGCTATCTGCAAGTACTAAGTTGAATTTAAAACCCATTGATTGTAGCTTTTTTATCAGTATTGCTGCTATTTCTGGTTTAGTGCGGTACTTATCTCCTGCCTGTAATCTTTCCCTGGGTTTATACACTTCAAACAGTAATGGAAATGTCATCCCACAGAAAACACCATATACTGTCACTGCCACAATTCCATTATCTGTTTTTCCCAAATTTCCTATATACTGCCGTTTCACATAATCTGTCTTGCTCCCTTTCTTTTTATCCCCTGTCTCATCAATAATTAAAATGATTGGTCTACCTTTTAGCACTTGTAAAATTAACTCTAACCTTAAGGTTCTTAACTTTTCTATATCCCAAGGTGATGTAGTTAGAAAATGATGCAACCCTTGCTGGTTATCTAATCCTACGATTTTTGCTATTTCTGGCAATGTTTTACGTTTTAGATCAGAAATGCAGCCTACATGGAGATATTTAAAAGCCTCGAAACTCCTAACATCTGGAAACAGACTTTTAT
This sequence is a window from Tolypothrix sp. PCC 7712. Protein-coding genes within it:
- a CDS encoding IS701 family transposase: MVQPRPAAPTVKFVDEYCQWYKSLFPDVRSFEAFKYLHVGCISDLKRKTLPEIAKIVGLDNQQGLHHFLTTSPWDIEKLRTLRLELILQVLKGRPIILIIDETGDKKKGSKTDYVKRQYIGNLGKTDNGIVAVTVYGVFCGMTFPLLFEVYKPRERLQAGDKYRTKPEIAAILIKKLQSMGFKFNLVLADSLYGESGKNFISVLDELNLNYIVAIRSNHYVEILPRQHIQYLKWQKFQRVFSDLSRENRFIREIIPGKRGELRYWQITTDPENLPDNTTWYVMSKYPDITPREVGNFYGLRTWVEYGLKQSKNELGWSDFRLTHYPDIERWWEIICSAYLMVSLHSEQLFQSPSQRESKFVSHPWWDNGNGWKNILNNLRLIIQPFTLFNLIYPWLTVFPIPQLALGFFKLQSIIYSLTSSIFISLIHPDFYFSSA
- a CDS encoding Uma2 family endonuclease — protein: MSTVITQSLTLEEFLKLPETKPASEYINGEIIQKPMPKGKHSRLQLRLCNSINDVAESLHIAYAFPELRCSFGIRSVVPDVAVFNWSRIPFAADGEAPNDFLLPPDWTIEILSPEQSSNRVTGNILYCLDHGCQLGWLIDPEDRSILVFRPNQQPELLQGDERLPVLPGIDLELSVAQVFGWLKMSS
- a CDS encoding siphovirus Gp157 family protein: MNLVLAQQSLAGLSQTAAHLWEQLTNCQTPEEEAAIITAIWETQEVQEEVIDIQAELALQLDAEIAAIKQRLEHLKAVHQSALLRLERWRQKLDETILQQTATGILPEQMIGNSLRITIKENPPSCEVLIDAEQLPPKYRREKTVYSADKKAIITAWKKGIPVDGTHIERKRRVIYALTATAIHDFKDALLT
- a CDS encoding relaxase/mobilization nuclease domain-containing protein, with amino-acid sequence MEGNNPRELAAEFRFSRQLNPKVSRAVYHASLSLPHQESLDDETWHEITQKYLQAMCFDMNQYTVVRHIDREHDHIHIVASRIRLDGTTVSDSWDYRRSEAVIRKLEQEYNLQSVQPSWEKDKHSPTTGERRQLARTGEESVRVRLQRSLDQATHDHPTMSELIERSQQQGINVRVGYTRTGKVKGISYQLDGVAFSGTHLGKAYTFPGLQKHRGVNYSPKRDDQRIQKLIDQAVENPTIAAPKKDDKCTKKLIEQVENTAFSVSVTNSLPIPEPANWEQIRLNLSQQYNLPNSLLAELYEKGWLYASLAGQAIFVERTLDDLPTLAKQLEPAGNFTVISVNSERTKNGSFWIATDTTVKRAVLLSDPIEVLSVIALESTFDKEKRKPTLYWSVDDSEQLPLELLQAIDTVVIAFKDNEKVEDLIAEILAELPQAKKVSPGEAGWNGMLTLNKQQPKQSRIPQPQSWELE
- a CDS encoding IS701 family transposase: MVQPRPAAPTVKFVDEYCQWYKSLFPDVRSFEAFKYLHVGCISDLKRKTLPEIAKIVGLDNQQGLHHFLTTSPWDIEKLRTLRLELILQVLKGRPIILIIDETGDKKKGSKTDYVKRQYIGNLGKTDNGIVAVTVYGVFCGMTFPLLFEVYKPRERLQAGDKYRTKPEIAAILIKKLQSMGFKFNLVLADSLYGESGKNFISVLDELNLNYIVAIRSNHYVEILPRQHIQYLKWQKFQRVFSDLSRENRFIREIIPGKRGELRYWQITTDPENLPDNTTWYVMSKYPDITPREVGNFYGLRTWVEYGLKQSKNELGWSDFRLTHYPDIERWWEIICSAYLMVSLHSEQLFQSPSQRESKFVSHPWWDNGNGWKNILNNLRLIIQPFTLFNLIYPWLTVFPIPQLALGFFKLQSIIYSLTSSIFISLIHPDFYFSSA